Below is a window of Chloroflexota bacterium DNA.
CTGCTGGCAATCGAGTATGGCTTCCACGTCACGTTGATGCTCGCGGGCGCGATTGTGGCGGCATTCTTCCTGACGATCTTGCGCCAGCGCGCAACGGTCGAGCGATAAGCTTGCCGCCGGTTCGAGTTTGAACGGCCTGGCATCAATCATCGCCGGGCCGGTAAAGAGGCGTTTCAAGATGAATACAAAGAACTTGATGCGATCATTCAATCCGGCCCGGGTTGCGTTTTACGAAAAAGAGAATTACGTGGCCTACTACCAAAAGCGCTGGTTGCGGTTGTTGCGCGTCTCGGTGGGCATGGTCAAAGAATCCTTCAGCCTCTCGTGGCCGCAGGCGGTTTACGCCGCCTACCTTGTGGCCCGGGCCGAGATCGCCTTCGCTCCGTTTCCAACCAACAACGTGCCGCTGGCCGAAGCCTACATGCGCCGCTTCTACACCTTCATCAAGAAAGTTCATCATTTGGAGTTTGACGTTGAACAAGTGGCGCGGCTCGACGTGAAGTGGTGGGAGATTCACCGCCGGTTGTTCGGGGACCCGCAGAATCAGGAGTTGGTGGAGGCGGTGGCGGCGCTGTACGCGGCCACTTACGGCGTCGAGTTGGAAAGCGTGCGCGAGGCGGCTTACCATCGTGTTCAGGGCATGTTGTATTCCGATTACTGGGTCAACGCCGGCAAGCCGGAGAACAGCCCCCTGCTGGCGCAGGAGGAAGAAGCGTTACTCAAGTCGTACACGATTCTACGCGAAGCTCTGGCTGGGAAGCCGACCGAGGCGATGGCCGTCGCCGCTTAGAAACCTGGTGAAACCTCACAGGTCTTTGAGACCTGTGAGGTTTATAGATGAATTCTTGGGAGAACCCATCACATGGAAAATATTACAACCGCGCTCGGCAGTTTCCTGGCAACCTACGGCCTGCTCGCTATTCTGGTGGTGATGTTGCTCAAAGAGGCGGGCGTGCCTGTGCCTGTCCCGTCCGACTTGATCATGATCACCGCCGGGGTGCAGGCCGCCACTGGCAGTTACGGGCTTCTGGAATTATTTCTGGCAATCGAGTTCGCCATGCTCGTCGGCGGCTCGGCGCAATTTTTCATGGCTCGCGGCGCAGGCCGCCAGTTCATCTATCGCATTGGCCGCTTCATCGGCCTCACTCAGGAACGGCTAGATCGGGCGATGGCGGCCTTGCAAAAGCGCGGCCCGCTCGCCGTCTTTTTAGGGTTGAACGTGCCGGGTGCTCGCGCCGGAATCATTCCGGCCTCCGGCCTGGCCGGGCTGGCCTATTCGGCCTTTGCTCCGGCGATGATTGGCGGCAGCACGGTGTTCTACGGCTGGCACATCGCTTTGGGCTACATCGTCGGGCCGTCGGCCACAGCCCTGCTCGAAAACCTGCACCTGCCGATCCTGCCCGTCCTCGTCGGTTTGGCCGTCGTGGGTCTGGTCGTCTGGCTCTTGATGCGCCGGCGGCGCAAAGAGTCGGTGCTGGATCGAGTCCATTCCTGGACAGAGGCGGCCTGCCCGGCGTGTCTGGCCATCACCGCCATTCAACAGGTGCGCGAGGCGCAAGCCGCTTCGCAACACGCCCACGCCTGACAAAACACGACGCATAGGAGGTCATCATGAAAGACACACCCCTCATCAACGCTACCCCTGAGCAACTCGCTGATGCAGTGGAAGAAAACCTCTTCGCCCTGTTTCGCGCGATGGCGACTCTGCCCGGCAGTGAAATCGTCGAAACCGAAACTATCAGCCGCCATCTCGCCTCTCCTTCCAACCCAATGTTCAAAGGCGCCTGGCAAACACGGCTGACACCCGGCGGCCTGGATGCCGCCATTGACGAAACCATCGCCTGGTTTAATGCCCGCAACGCTCCATTCTTCTTTTGGTGGACGGGACCGGGTACTGAGCCAAAAAATATTGGCGAGCAACTGATGGCTCATGGACTGATCTCAATGGAAGAACAGCAACAACAACTCGCCCCCGGCCTCAAGTCCACGGAGTCCGGCGCACCTGGTATGGTTGCCGATTTACGCCAAATGAACGAAGCTGTGCTAACCCAGGCGCCGTCAGGCTTCACAATTGACGAAGTGGGTGATGAGACCGCCCTACACGAGTTCAAGCGGGTATTGATCGAAGGCTACGAGTTACCCGATCGGATGGCGCATGGCTGGGTAGAGGCCGCTTTGCGCGCCGGTATCGCCAACATGCCGTGGAAGATGTATGTGGGCCGGTTAAACGGCGAGCCGGTAGCGACGAACATGCTCTTCAACGGCGGCGGTGTTGCCAGCGTATACGCCGTGGCGACCGTACCGGCAGCGCGCGGCAAAGGTATCGGCGGCGCGATCACCCTCAAGCCCCTGCTCGAGGCCCGCGATTTGGGTTATCGTTACGCCGTCCTGTTCTCATCCGATATGGGCGTTCATGCCTACGAACGCATCGGCTTTCGGTTGTGCGATGTCCGTATCAATCGCTTCTTGTGGCGCAACACCTAAAGAAAGGATTTTACCATGCCCGATACACCACTGACCCAGGCCACCCCCGAGCGACTCGCCGATGCGGTGGAAGAAAACCTCTTTTCCATGTTTCGCGCCTCGACGCAGGCACTGGGCGGCGAAATAGAGGAGACTACTAAACTCAGCCGCTTCCATTGCCCGCCCATGAGTCCGATCTTCAAAGCGGCCTGGGCCGCGCACCTCGCGCCCGACGAAGCAGACGCAGTCATTGACGACACTGTTGCCTGGTTCAAAACTCGCAACGCGCCGTTCTTCTTCTGGTGGACGGGAAGCGGCACTCAGCCCGCTGACCTCGGCGAACGGCTGGTAGCGCGCGGCTTCAGCGTCTTTGAAAAAGACGCCCCGGCGATGGTGGCCGACATTGAGCAGTTGAACTGGGACAACCCGCGCCCCTCGGAACTGCGGGTTGAACCGGTGGCAAACGAAGAGCAACTGATGCAGTGGAAGCGCGTCTTCATCGAGTCGTTCGACATTCCAGAGTTCGCCGGGCAGGCCTGGGTGGATGCCACTCACACGGTAGGGTTTGGAAAGACTCCGTGGCACATGCTTTTGGGCACGCTTGACGGCGAACCGGCCTGCTGTGGCTTCCTCTTTTGCGGCGCGGGCGTGGCCGGACTCATCGGCCTGGGCACCTTGCCCGCCTTCCGGGGCAAAGGCATTGGCAGTGCCATGCAGTTGGAACGCCTGCGAATTGCGCGTGAGTTAGGCTACCGCTACGCCGTCCTCTTCGCCAGCGAGATGGGGCGCTCACCGTATCTCAAACTGGGCTTTCAAGACACGGGCCGCCGGGTAAGTCGTTACCTGTGGCGGAACTCATAACTTCAGGAGTATAAAGAAAATGGACAAACCTCTCTCCACCCTCACCAAAATTTTGTTGATCGTCTGGGCAGTCGTCACCATTCCGGGCGGCCTGGCGCTGGTCTTCTACCCGCCGTTCGCCACCCTCGTCGTCTGGCCGCCGCCACTGGCCGCCATCCCCGCCTTTCACGCGCAACTCAACGGCGCAATCGGAATCGCAACCGGCGTGGCCTCGATCATAGCCCTGCGGCAAAACCGCCGGGGCGGCGCGCAGCCAATGATTGGCATGTATGTGGCTTACGCCCTCGCCGCCGAGTTTGTGGCCATCACCAACGTCCTGGCCGGGCCGGTGGCCTGGACGGTCTGGCTCTATATCGGCCTCGGCATCTTCTACCTCGTCTCGTCATTCATCGTCTGGCGGCAGGGCCAATGAGCGCCAAAGCTAACATCATCCCAACCAGCGCGGCGGCCACGGCCAGCGAGGGGCTGAACAAGATTCACGCCCTGCTGGCCGTGCAGACCATCGTCATCATTCTCGGCTCGATCAACCGTCTCGGCACGCTCACGCTGGGCTACGTTGCGCCCAACGAGTTTCTGCGCTGGGTGGACTTTCACAACATGCTCACCCTGCCGCTGATCAGCCTGACCGCGTTTTACTTGTTGAAGAAGCAAATCGAGGGCGGCGCTCAACGGGGAAGCCGCCACCTGTTCCTCAGCCTTGTTTTCATCGTCGGCATTTATCTGCTGGGGGCCAGCTACGGTGATCACGAAGTGACCAATTATCTGCACGCCCGCTTCTGCCCGAATGACGAGTCGAATGCGCTCTGCAACATTGTCATCTTCAACGACGACGAGTTTTCGCACTGGGTGTTCTTCACCGGCTTTGTGTTTGTCAACGCCGCCCTCATGCTTTTGCAGGCGCTCTTTCCGCGTCAAATTCCACTCTCCAATCTCGACAAATCTCTACTGGCTTTCAACGGCCTCTTCATCGGCGCTGGAATTTTTGCCAACCTGGCCTTTGAGGTGATCGGGCTGGATTTGTACATCGTCGCCCTGTTAGCGGCGCTCGCCCTGTGGCTGTTGTGGCGGCGCGGCCCTCAGCCGCTGGTCGTCTATTACAGCGTTGCTTACAGCCTGGGGCTGATCGCCACCGCCGTCTACAAAATCGCCAGCGGCTAAATCATCATGTCCGAGTTAACCGATGTTGAACTGATCGCCCGCGTCCAGCGGGGCGAACCGGCGGCGCTGGAGGCGCTTTACGACCGTTACGCGCCCTGGATGCTGGGCCTGGCGGCGCGGCTGGTGGGCCAGCGCGAGGCGGCGGAAGACATTCTGCAAGAGGCGTTCTTTCAGGTTTGGCAACGCGCCGAGACGTTCAACCCGGCGCGCGGGGCCTTCCCGGCCTGGCTGATTACCATCGTTCGCAGTCGGAGCATTGACCACCTGCGGCGGCGCAGCACCCGGCCTGCCGACGACGCTTTCACGCACGAGGCCTGGGCCGACCTGCCCGACCCCAATTTCGACGTGTTGACCATCGTCTCACAACAAGAACGGCGGCTCTGGATTCAGGGGGCGCTGGCCTGCTTGCCGGAGGATCAACGGCAGGTGGTCGAGCTGTCCTTTTTCGGCGGCCTCACCCGGCGCGAGATCGCCGCCCGGCTCTGCCTGCCAGAGGGCACCATCCACACCCGGGCCCGGCTGGCTTTGCAAAAGCTTCGTAGTTTGCTGGAGCCGGGCTTTCTGATAGAAGTAAATTGAGCACCGATTGATCTGGAAATTGAGCAGTGATGAGGCCTATACTCAAAGTCAATCTGAACGGGAGGAGGTGATCTATCGGCAAACAATTCGTTCTCATCTTGCCCATCCGTTCCAAGCTACACCCATTCATAAAAGGAGATCAGCCTATGTACGCAAGAGTAGTCACTGTCCAAATTCAGCCCAATAAGCTGGACGAAGCCACCCGCCTCTTTCGGGAGTCGGTGGTGCCAGCGGCCAAGCAACAGAAAGGCTTCAAAAGCATTATGCTGTTGACCGACCGTAACACGGGCAAGGGCGTGTCCGTCGGCCTCTGGGAGACAGAAGCCGATTTGATGGCGAATGAGGAGTCCGGCTATTTCCGGGAACAACTTGCCAAATTTGGCGGGCTTCTCGCCGCGCCGCCTGTCCGGGAAGCCTATGAGGTCAGCGTCCAGGCATAGATACTCGTGTCAATTGCTCCGGCGCAATTGCCGCGCTGGAGCAAACAATTTTCCAGGAAAGGAAACCATCCCATGTCTACCGAACAAAACAAAGCCGTCGCCAGCCGCACTGTCGAGGCCATCAACGCCGGCGATATGTCCCAGTTTGAGAGTCTGATCGCACCGAACGCGGTCGAGCACGCCGCCCCGCCTGGCATGCCGCCCACCCGTGAGACGGCGGTACAGTTCTTCACCATGTTACGCGCCGCCTTCCCCGACCTTCATTACCACATTGAGGACGTGGTGGCCGAAGGCGATATGGTCGTGCAACGGGCAACCGCTCATGGCACGATGAAAGGCGATTTTCTGGGCATGCCGGCCACCGGCAAGAGCGCAGCCTGGGGTGAAATGCACATCGTTCGCGTGAAAGACGGCAAGATCGTCGAGCACTGGGCCAACATTGACCAGCTTGGCATGTTGCAACAACTTGGCCTGGCCCCAGCGCCGGGCGGCTAGTGATCTGGCAAACAGGCAGTGTAGGGCGAGTTGGCAACTCGCCCTACGGTTGCTTGCACTTCTGAACCGACAAGAACTGAAAATTGCTCTTAGCCTGCGTCCTCGCGGGTGTTCCCAACCGCGAGGACGCGGTTGGGGAGCATTTGCACTTCTGAACCGACAAGAGCGTAAGCACAAAGGAGGCTCTCATGTCAGCCGAACAAAACAAGGCCCTCGTCCGCCGCCTCTTCGACGAGTTCTATCCTGGCAACGTGGACGTGGCCGACGAAATCTTTGCCGCCCAGGTTGAATTGAACGACTCTGGCAAGGCAATGACAGTCACGCCTGAAGACCTGAAACAGCGTCACCGGGCGCAGTTGGCCGCCATGCCCGATTGCACCATCACGCTTGAAGATATGGTGGGCGAAGGCGACAAAGTAGCCTATCGCTGGACATTGCGCGGCACGCAAACCGGCCCATCGCGCGGCATTCCGCCCACCGGCAAGCACGCCGTCATGTCGGGCACAACCATCATGCGCATTGCCAACGGCAAGATCGTCGCCGGCTGGCACAACTACGACATGCTTGGCCTCTTGCAACAACTCGGCGTGATTCCAACACCCGGCCAGTAAATTTCCACTTCCATAAGCTATCTGACGAAAGCACAGGAGACACAAGATGACGACAGCTACCCACATCTGGCAAGACGTGGATTATGTGCAACGCCAAGTCGTTCGCGACCGGGCGAGCGCCATTGCCACATTGAACGACCTCTTTCGCAGTGGCGTCGTCCCCAACCCGCGCCTGAGTGGCCGTTACCGGGGCGCGCTGATCACGCCCAGCCTCAACCCGGTGCTCGACAGTTTGGGCCGGGCCTTCACCGCCTGGTGGCTGCCGTGGAAGGGCAAGACCTTCGACCCGCTCACCAGCAGTGGCGACAACATTTTTACGAACGACGGCCAATGGCTCAGCCGCCTGATCTGGCCCTCGTATGACGGCTACGTCGCCGACGGGCCGGGCCAGTCGCGGGCCTGCACCTTCCGCACTTACGTGAGCGCCGGGAAACTTGACCCCGACATGAATGTGCTGAAGATTGACTACGATCTGGACGTGAACCCGAAGTTCATCATCCGCGATGTGCTCGATGAGCTGGCGCAGATTGACGACGGTTTTTATTTGGGCAAGGCATTATTGCGCCGCCCCGGCAACCGCTGGGTTTGCGCGGCGTACTTCACACTCAGTTCGTTGTAGGCAAATGACTTTCACCGCAATTGACCCAAAGACCTGTCAGGTCTCAGCAACCCTCTGCGGTTTTCAGGTTTCGCGAAAGACCTGGCAGGTCTTACAAAATCTGGCGGAAGGATTCAACACGAAGCCACAAAGGCGCCAAGACACAAAGTTTTCTTAGTGTCTTCGAGTCTTTGTGACTTCGTGGCAATTAACGACATGGCAACAAATGACTACCACTTCATCACTCGCTGGCGCATGCAAAGCACCGCCGAAGAAATTTTCGATATTCTGGCCAACGGCCCCGAACTGACCCGCTGGTGGCCGTCGGTGTATTTGGATGTGAAGCAGTTGGAGCCGGGCAGTGAGAACGGCCTGGGCAAGGTCATCAGCCTGTATACAAAAGGCTGGTTGCCCTACGACCTGCGCTGGCAGTTCCGCATTGTTGAAGTGGACTACCCGCGAAGCTTCAGCCTGCAGGCCTGGGGCGACTTTAACGGACGCGGCGTTTGGACGATTGAACCGGGCGGCGAGTGGGTGAACATCAGCTACGACTGGAAGATTCGAGCCGACAAGCCTCTCTTCCGCTACTTCTCATTCATTATGAAGCCGCTGTTCTCGGCCAACCACAGGTGGGCGATGGAAAAAGGCGAAGAGAGTTTGAGCCTGGAGTTGGCCCGCCGTCATGCTCGCACGCCCGAAGAGCGCGCCCGCATCCCTGCCCCGCCCGGCCCCACATTTGCTTTTCTCAGCAAGGGTGGGCAGGCAAAGCAAGTACTGCTCACAGAGTGAAGGACTTCAGCTCTCAAATAATGTCACCCCGAGTGTAGTTACGAGGGGTCTCTGGCTTTGCTCTCAACACAGGCAGAGAGGCCTCGTTTCACTCGGCATGACAATCATTC
It encodes the following:
- a CDS encoding DedA family protein, which encodes MENITTALGSFLATYGLLAILVVMLLKEAGVPVPVPSDLIMITAGVQAATGSYGLLELFLAIEFAMLVGGSAQFFMARGAGRQFIYRIGRFIGLTQERLDRAMAALQKRGPLAVFLGLNVPGARAGIIPASGLAGLAYSAFAPAMIGGSTVFYGWHIALGYIVGPSATALLENLHLPILPVLVGLAVVGLVVWLLMRRRRKESVLDRVHSWTEAACPACLAITAIQQVREAQAASQHAHA
- a CDS encoding GNAT family N-acetyltransferase gives rise to the protein MKDTPLINATPEQLADAVEENLFALFRAMATLPGSEIVETETISRHLASPSNPMFKGAWQTRLTPGGLDAAIDETIAWFNARNAPFFFWWTGPGTEPKNIGEQLMAHGLISMEEQQQQLAPGLKSTESGAPGMVADLRQMNEAVLTQAPSGFTIDEVGDETALHEFKRVLIEGYELPDRMAHGWVEAALRAGIANMPWKMYVGRLNGEPVATNMLFNGGGVASVYAVATVPAARGKGIGGAITLKPLLEARDLGYRYAVLFSSDMGVHAYERIGFRLCDVRINRFLWRNT
- a CDS encoding GNAT family N-acetyltransferase, which produces MPDTPLTQATPERLADAVEENLFSMFRASTQALGGEIEETTKLSRFHCPPMSPIFKAAWAAHLAPDEADAVIDDTVAWFKTRNAPFFFWWTGSGTQPADLGERLVARGFSVFEKDAPAMVADIEQLNWDNPRPSELRVEPVANEEQLMQWKRVFIESFDIPEFAGQAWVDATHTVGFGKTPWHMLLGTLDGEPACCGFLFCGAGVAGLIGLGTLPAFRGKGIGSAMQLERLRIARELGYRYAVLFASEMGRSPYLKLGFQDTGRRVSRYLWRNS
- a CDS encoding sigma-70 family RNA polymerase sigma factor gives rise to the protein MSELTDVELIARVQRGEPAALEALYDRYAPWMLGLAARLVGQREAAEDILQEAFFQVWQRAETFNPARGAFPAWLITIVRSRSIDHLRRRSTRPADDAFTHEAWADLPDPNFDVLTIVSQQERRLWIQGALACLPEDQRQVVELSFFGGLTRREIAARLCLPEGTIHTRARLALQKLRSLLEPGFLIEVN
- a CDS encoding antibiotic biosynthesis monooxygenase, yielding MYARVVTVQIQPNKLDEATRLFRESVVPAAKQQKGFKSIMLLTDRNTGKGVSVGLWETEADLMANEESGYFREQLAKFGGLLAAPPVREAYEVSVQA
- a CDS encoding ester cyclase — encoded protein: MSTEQNKAVASRTVEAINAGDMSQFESLIAPNAVEHAAPPGMPPTRETAVQFFTMLRAAFPDLHYHIEDVVAEGDMVVQRATAHGTMKGDFLGMPATGKSAAWGEMHIVRVKDGKIVEHWANIDQLGMLQQLGLAPAPGG
- a CDS encoding ester cyclase, which codes for MSAEQNKALVRRLFDEFYPGNVDVADEIFAAQVELNDSGKAMTVTPEDLKQRHRAQLAAMPDCTITLEDMVGEGDKVAYRWTLRGTQTGPSRGIPPTGKHAVMSGTTIMRIANGKIVAGWHNYDMLGLLQQLGVIPTPGQ
- a CDS encoding polyketide cyclase, which translates into the protein MATNDYHFITRWRMQSTAEEIFDILANGPELTRWWPSVYLDVKQLEPGSENGLGKVISLYTKGWLPYDLRWQFRIVEVDYPRSFSLQAWGDFNGRGVWTIEPGGEWVNISYDWKIRADKPLFRYFSFIMKPLFSANHRWAMEKGEESLSLELARRHARTPEERARIPAPPGPTFAFLSKGGQAKQVLLTE